The proteins below come from a single Xiphophorus hellerii strain 12219 chromosome 14, Xiphophorus_hellerii-4.1, whole genome shotgun sequence genomic window:
- the dlg4b gene encoding disks large homolog 4 isoform X7 encodes MDPDYLCDYPAALAPPSPRRYSPLPRGIMGDEEYSREPRRVGIQRGATGLGFNIVGGEDGEGIFISFILAGGPADLSGELRKGDQILSVNGVDLRFATHEQAAAALKNAGQTVTIVAQYRPEEYSRFEAKIHDLREQMMNSSSGSLRANRTFYVRALFDYDKQWDCGVLSQALDFNFGEVLHVMDSADEEWWQARRLNQQGELEELGYIPSKHRVERKEWSRMKSKGRDGFIHSYELVTQIEVDYARPVIILGPTKDRVNDDLLSEYPDKFGSCVPHTTRPRRDYEMDGRDYHFVSSREQMERDIQSHRFIEAGQYNNHLYGTSVQSVRQVAEQGKHCILDVSANAVRRLQAAHLHPIAIFIRPRSLENILDLNKRLSEDQARKALDRAVKLEQDFLECFTAVAQGDSFDEVYLQVKLVIEEQSGPYIWVPARDRL; translated from the exons ATGGATCCAGACTACCTCTGTGATTACCCAGCAGCCCTGGCGCCGCCGTCGCCCAGGCGATACTCACCGCTGCCCCGCGGCATCATGGGAGACGAGGAGTACTCCAGGGAGCCGCGGCGCGTCGGCATCCAGCGGGGGGCCACCGGGCTGGGCTTCAACATCGTGGGGGGAGAAGATGGAGAAGGAATCTTCATCTCCTTCATCCTGGCGGGAGGACCGGCGGACCTGAGCGGGGAGCTGAGGAAGGGAGACCAGATCCTGAGT GTGAACGGGGTGGACCTGCGGTTCGCCACACATGaacaggcagcagcagctctgaagaACGCCGGCCAGACGGTGACCATCGTAGCTCAGTACAGACCAGAGG AATACAGCCGCTTTGAGGCCAAGATCCACGACCTGAGAGAGCAAATGATGAACAGCTCATCAGGCAGCCTGAGAGCCAACCGCACCTTCTACGTCAG AGCCCTGTTTGACTACGATAAGCAGTGGGACTGCGGCGTTCTGTCTCAGGCTCTGGACTTTAACTTCGGGGAGGTTCTCCATGTGATGGACAGCGCAGACGAGGAGTGGTGGCAGGCCAGACGACtcaaccagcagggggagctagAGGAGCTGGGATACATCCCCTCCAAGCACAG ggtGGAGAGGAAGGAATGGTCCCGCATGAAGAGTAAAG GTCGAGACGGTTTCATCCACAGCTATGAACTCGTCACTCAGATTGAAG TGGACTACGCCCGTCCCGTCATCATCCTGGGTCCGACCAAAGACCGGGTCAACGACGACCTGCTGTCTGAATATCCGGACAAGTTCGGCTCCTGCGTTCCCC ACACCACCCGTCCCCGCAGGGACTACGAGATGGACGGGCGGGACTACCACTTTGTGTCGTCACGGGAACAGATGGAGCGGGACATCCAGTCCCACCGCTTCATCGAGGCGGGGCAGTACAACAACCACCTGTACGGGACGTCGGTGCAGAGCGTCAGGCAGGTGGCTGAGCAG GGGAAGCACTGCATCCTGGATGTTTCAGCCAACGCTGTGAGGCGTCTGCAGGCCGCTCACCTTCACCCCATCGCCATCTTCATCCGCCCGCGCTCCCTGGAGAACATCCT GGACCTGAACAAGCGTCTCTCGGAGGATCAGGCCAGGAAAGCTCTGGACCGAGCCGTCAAGCTGGAGCAGGACTTCCTGGAGTGTTTCACAG CCGTTGCCCAGGGCGACAGCTTCGATGAGGTGTACCTCCAGGTGAAGCTGGTCATCGAGGAGCAGAGCGGACCGTACATCTGGGTTCCTGCCAGAGacaggctctga
- the dlg4b gene encoding disks large homolog 4 isoform X6: protein MSLEDVLHEDAVAALKNTGEVVYLKVATPTAPFGQQGERYSPPDLTSAYMDPDYLCDYPAALAPPSPRRYSPLPRGIMGDEEYSREPRRVGIQRGATGLGFNIVGGEDGEGIFISFILAGGPADLSGELRKGDQILSVNGVDLRFATHEQAAAALKNAGQTVTIVAQYRPEEYSRFEAKIHDLREQMMNSSSGSLRANRTFYVRALFDYDKQWDCGVLSQALDFNFGEVLHVMDSADEEWWQARRLNQQGELEELGYIPSKHRVERKEWSRMKSKGRDGFIHSYELVTQIEVDYARPVIILGPTKDRVNDDLLSEYPDKFGSCVPHTTRPRRDYEMDGRDYHFVSSREQMERDIQSHRFIEAGQYNNHLYGTSVQSVRQVAEQGKHCILDVSANAVRRLQAAHLHPIAIFIRPRSLENILDLNKRLSEDQARKALDRAVKLEQDFLECFTAVAQGDSFDEVYLQVKLVIEEQSGPYIWVPARDRL, encoded by the exons ATGTCTCTGGAGGACGTCCTGCATGAAGACGCCGTGGCGGCGCTGAAGAACACCGGGGAGGTGGTGTACCTGAAGGTGGCCACGCCCACCGCCCCGTtcggccagcagggggagcgCTACAGCCCGCCGGACCTCACCAGCG cctACATGGATCCAGACTACCTCTGTGATTACCCAGCAGCCCTGGCGCCGCCGTCGCCCAGGCGATACTCACCGCTGCCCCGCGGCATCATGGGAGACGAGGAGTACTCCAGGGAGCCGCGGCGCGTCGGCATCCAGCGGGGGGCCACCGGGCTGGGCTTCAACATCGTGGGGGGAGAAGATGGAGAAGGAATCTTCATCTCCTTCATCCTGGCGGGAGGACCGGCGGACCTGAGCGGGGAGCTGAGGAAGGGAGACCAGATCCTGAGT GTGAACGGGGTGGACCTGCGGTTCGCCACACATGaacaggcagcagcagctctgaagaACGCCGGCCAGACGGTGACCATCGTAGCTCAGTACAGACCAGAGG AATACAGCCGCTTTGAGGCCAAGATCCACGACCTGAGAGAGCAAATGATGAACAGCTCATCAGGCAGCCTGAGAGCCAACCGCACCTTCTACGTCAG AGCCCTGTTTGACTACGATAAGCAGTGGGACTGCGGCGTTCTGTCTCAGGCTCTGGACTTTAACTTCGGGGAGGTTCTCCATGTGATGGACAGCGCAGACGAGGAGTGGTGGCAGGCCAGACGACtcaaccagcagggggagctagAGGAGCTGGGATACATCCCCTCCAAGCACAG ggtGGAGAGGAAGGAATGGTCCCGCATGAAGAGTAAAG GTCGAGACGGTTTCATCCACAGCTATGAACTCGTCACTCAGATTGAAG TGGACTACGCCCGTCCCGTCATCATCCTGGGTCCGACCAAAGACCGGGTCAACGACGACCTGCTGTCTGAATATCCGGACAAGTTCGGCTCCTGCGTTCCCC ACACCACCCGTCCCCGCAGGGACTACGAGATGGACGGGCGGGACTACCACTTTGTGTCGTCACGGGAACAGATGGAGCGGGACATCCAGTCCCACCGCTTCATCGAGGCGGGGCAGTACAACAACCACCTGTACGGGACGTCGGTGCAGAGCGTCAGGCAGGTGGCTGAGCAG GGGAAGCACTGCATCCTGGATGTTTCAGCCAACGCTGTGAGGCGTCTGCAGGCCGCTCACCTTCACCCCATCGCCATCTTCATCCGCCCGCGCTCCCTGGAGAACATCCT GGACCTGAACAAGCGTCTCTCGGAGGATCAGGCCAGGAAAGCTCTGGACCGAGCCGTCAAGCTGGAGCAGGACTTCCTGGAGTGTTTCACAG CCGTTGCCCAGGGCGACAGCTTCGATGAGGTGTACCTCCAGGTGAAGCTGGTCATCGAGGAGCAGAGCGGACCGTACATCTGGGTTCCTGCCAGAGacaggctctga